The DNA region ATTTCGTCGGGAATAACGTCGAGGTACTGGACATCTTGATAATCGGTAGGACAGCAGAGGCTGGGTTCATGTTCTTGGGCACCTGCTTGGTAACGGCTGAGAACTTCATTCTCGATATCGTAGGTGGGGGTTGTGCTCTGATCTAGCATAGATTTCGTCGCTATCTCTTCGATCTCTAATTTGGTTTGAAACGTGTTGATCATCTTAAGGGCGATCGCTGAGATTCTGCTGAGATTCTGAACAAAATTCAAGGCTTTTTAGTGAATAATCTTGAAGCCAGCCCATCTAAACTATGTGGAAGATTTGCTCATGGCTGATTCGATATGTTTGATTGGCTGGTTGAGTTAGAGCAACGATGAAAAGCGTTTAAGCTTGAGGATCATGAATCCTTTCGTTTGGCTGAAATTGATGCAATAGAGGCAATCGCCCTGAGAGAAAGCATGATTGAGCAGAGGGTGAAAATGCCCTCTTATCATGATGTCGATTGGTCTGAGTGGCGATCGCCATAACGGCTCTATTTATAAAGAAGTGATGGGACAAACCGGACATCCTTTTACAATGAAGAATGGAAATTTTGTATTATCACCATGACCTCAAATCCTGTTGAAGTTGGAACTGCCTTTGACCGTAAGATGATGCGGCGATGTATTGAGTTGGCACAGAAAGCAGCAGGTCGCACAGCTCCAAATCCTATGGTTGGTGCAGTTGTCGTCAAAGATGGTGAAATTATTGGCGAGGGTTTCCATCCAGGAGCCGGAAAGCCCCACGCAGAAGTTTTTGCCCTCAGAGAAGCAGGGGATGCCGCAAAAGGGGCGACGATTTATGTCAGTCTGGAGCCTTGCAACCATTATGGTCGGACACCTCCCTGTAGTTTGGCAGTGGTGAAGGCCGGATTGGCGAAAGTGGTTGTGGGTATGGTTGATCCCGATCCACGGGTGTCAGGTGGTGGCATCAAAACAATTCAGGATGCCGGGATTGAAACCCTTGTCGGTGTGGAGGAAGTGGCTTGTCAGCAGCTTAATGAAGGGTTTATTCACCGGATTTTACAGAAGCAACCCTTGGGCATTCTGAAATATGCGATGACTTTAGACGGCAAAATTGCGACAACAACAGGCCACAGTGCTTGGATTACCCACCAAGAAACTCGTAATCGAGT from [Leptolyngbya] sp. PCC 7376 includes:
- the ribD gene encoding bifunctional diaminohydroxyphosphoribosylaminopyrimidine deaminase/5-amino-6-(5-phosphoribosylamino)uracil reductase RibD → MTSNPVEVGTAFDRKMMRRCIELAQKAAGRTAPNPMVGAVVVKDGEIIGEGFHPGAGKPHAEVFALREAGDAAKGATIYVSLEPCNHYGRTPPCSLAVVKAGLAKVVVGMVDPDPRVSGGGIKTIQDAGIETLVGVEEVACQQLNEGFIHRILQKQPLGILKYAMTLDGKIATTTGHSAWITHQETRNRVYELRSVCDAVIVGGNTVRLDNPHLTTHDTTDHNPLRVIVSQTLDFPKDRHLWDVAIAPTVVITKPEINPEMQSFLKEQGVEIAHLDLVSPKTVMQYLYERGCLQVLWECGGTLSAQAIAEGTVQKVMAFIAPKIIGGKSAPTPVGDLGLTLMDEALVLEQMQLQQLGEDFLLEGRLVQEKSD